One segment of Hippopotamus amphibius kiboko isolate mHipAmp2 chromosome 2, mHipAmp2.hap2, whole genome shotgun sequence DNA contains the following:
- the NDUFA8 gene encoding NADH dehydrogenase [ubiquinone] 1 alpha subcomplex subunit 8 encodes MPGIVELPTLEDLKVQEVKVSSSVLKAAAHHYGAQCDKPNKEFMLCRWEEKDPRRCLEEGKLVNQCALDFFRQIKRHCAEPFTEYWTCIDYSSLQLFRHCRKQQAKFDECVLDKLGWVRPDLGELSKVTKVKTDRPLPENPYHSKPRPEPNPEIEGDLKPSRHGSRLFFWTT; translated from the exons ATGCCGGGGATAGTGGAGCTGCCCACCCTGGAGGATCTGAAAGTGCAGGAG GTGAAAGTCAGTTCTTCTGTGCTGAAAGCTGCGGCCCATCACTACGGAGCTCAGTGCGATAAGCCCAACAAGGAGTTCATGCTCTGCCGCTGGGAAGAGAAGGACCCGAGGCGGTGTTTAGAGGAAGGCAAGCTTGTCAACCAGTGTGCCCTGGACTTCTTTAG GCAGATAAAGCGGCACTGTGCGGAGCCTTTCACAGAGTACTGGACCTGCATCGATTACTCCAGCCTGCAGCTGTTTCGTCACTGTCGCAAACAGCAGGCGAAGTTTGACGAGTGTGTGCTGGACAAACTGGGCTGGGTGCGACCTGACCTGGGGGAGCTGTCAAAG GTCACCAAAGTGAAAACAGATCGGCCTTTACCAGAGAATCCCTATCACTCAAAACCAAGGCCAGAGCCCAACCCCGAGATAGAAGGCGATCTGAAGCCCTCCAGACATGGCAGCCGCCTCTTTTTCTGGACCACGTGA
- the MORN5 gene encoding MORN repeat-containing protein 5 isoform X2, with protein sequence MEYTGSQYIGEFVDGRMEGEAEYILPTETKYVGEMKDGMFHGQGTLYFPGGSRYDAIWEKGLVVKVSLNSPIWTRLEKSLQAVMTAETASITQPRG encoded by the exons ATGGAGTACACGGGGAGCCAATATATTGGGGAATTTGTAGATGGGAG GATGGAGGGCGAAGCTGAATACATCCTCCCTACCGAAACAAAATATGTTGGGGAAATGAAGGACGGCATGTTTCACGGCCAAGGAACCTTGTACTTCCCCGGTGGGAGCCGATACGACGCCATTTGGGAGAAAGGATTGGTTGTAAAA GTATCTCTCAACTCACCAATATGGACCCGCCTAGAAAAATCCCTCCAGGCTGTTATGACTGCGGAGACGGCTTCTATAACCCAACCACGAGGATAG